A stretch of Metabacillus sp. FJAT-52054 DNA encodes these proteins:
- a CDS encoding alpha/beta hydrolase produces the protein MSEQIVDVRDIEICTESFGNQNDPAVLLIMGAMTSMDWVDEDFCLQLAGRGRFVIRYDNRDLGKSTVYEPGTSNYTITDLADDAAGVLDAYSIEKAHIAGMSLGGMIGQILALRYPERILSLTAIASSVFGREQEKLPEMDQRILDYHSSSSSIDWNDRQAAIDYLAGGWKTLSGSKPFERNRMEKLAEKELKRARQIASRFNYALLQGGNHYFDKMGEITAPAVVIHGTKDPALPIEHGLALAKAIPNAEFIALEGTGHEIHSDDWAVIISAIVALSSRSTEN, from the coding sequence ATGAGTGAACAAATAGTAGATGTTCGAGATATAGAAATATGTACAGAGAGTTTTGGTAACCAAAATGACCCGGCGGTGCTTCTTATTATGGGAGCCATGACATCCATGGATTGGGTGGATGAAGATTTTTGCCTTCAGCTAGCCGGACGAGGAAGATTCGTCATTCGGTATGATAATCGTGATTTAGGAAAATCAACGGTTTACGAGCCAGGAACGTCAAATTATACGATTACGGACCTGGCAGATGACGCAGCAGGTGTACTGGATGCTTATTCCATTGAAAAGGCTCATATTGCTGGAATGTCGCTTGGCGGTATGATTGGGCAAATTCTTGCTTTGCGATATCCTGAACGAATTCTATCACTCACAGCAATTGCTTCCAGTGTGTTTGGAAGGGAACAGGAAAAGCTGCCTGAGATGGATCAGCGCATCTTAGATTATCATTCCAGCAGCAGTTCCATTGATTGGAACGACCGGCAAGCAGCTATCGACTACCTTGCAGGAGGCTGGAAAACCTTATCAGGTTCTAAGCCTTTTGAGAGAAATCGAATGGAGAAACTGGCCGAAAAAGAATTAAAACGGGCCAGACAAATTGCAAGCCGATTTAATTATGCCTTGCTGCAGGGCGGTAATCATTACTTTGACAAAATGGGTGAGATAACGGCACCTGCAGTGGTTATACACGGAACAAAGGATCCCGCGCTTCCGATTGAGCATGGCCTGGCGCTTGCGAAGGCCATTCCGAATGCTGAATTTATTGCACTTGAAGGCACCGGACATGAAATTCACAGTGATGACTGGGCAGTGATAATCAGCGCCATAGTTGCCTTGAGCAGCCGCTCCACAGAGAATTAA
- a CDS encoding Gfo/Idh/MocA family oxidoreductase yields MLNVAMLSRWHVHADDYAKEALNNESISIKAVWDEEEERGMKWAEELGVPFEANLDSVLKRSDIDAVIVSTPTTMHKEVIMAAAGYGKHIFSEKVLAVSLRDCEEIFESVEKANVKLMVSLPRLSADYFLYAEQAVEKGWLGRLTSIRCRLAHDGAISIPGKPSGWLPSHFFSEEQCGGGALIDLGAHPIYLTYRLAGSAVSVSAKLLHTLGLGVDDNAAVTVEYESGALGIIETGFVSAASPFQLELYGTDGALLIEDNKVRMNSASLTQGEWITPDDLPKPLPMPMEQWVMDIEGKKSPAITKDDVLNLTLMNEAAARSSKEARAVSVQELKEGAHQG; encoded by the coding sequence ATGCTGAATGTTGCAATGCTTAGCAGATGGCATGTGCATGCTGATGATTATGCGAAAGAGGCACTGAATAATGAGTCCATTTCAATTAAAGCCGTTTGGGACGAAGAAGAGGAGAGGGGTATGAAGTGGGCAGAGGAGCTTGGTGTTCCGTTTGAAGCCAATTTAGATTCTGTTTTGAAAAGAAGCGATATTGATGCAGTGATCGTTAGTACTCCGACAACCATGCATAAAGAAGTCATCATGGCTGCTGCGGGATACGGAAAGCATATTTTCTCTGAAAAAGTTTTAGCCGTTTCCTTGCGGGATTGCGAAGAGATTTTTGAGTCGGTGGAGAAAGCAAACGTAAAACTTATGGTTTCGCTTCCCAGACTCTCGGCAGATTACTTTTTATATGCAGAGCAGGCAGTCGAGAAAGGCTGGCTTGGAAGGTTAACATCCATTCGGTGCAGACTGGCGCATGATGGAGCAATATCTATTCCCGGGAAACCATCCGGCTGGCTGCCCTCGCACTTCTTCAGCGAAGAACAATGCGGCGGAGGAGCGCTAATTGATCTTGGTGCACACCCCATTTATTTGACATACCGTTTAGCTGGAAGCGCTGTGTCCGTTTCTGCTAAGCTCCTTCATACTCTTGGGCTTGGAGTGGATGATAATGCCGCTGTGACGGTAGAGTATGAATCAGGTGCTCTAGGAATAATAGAAACAGGGTTTGTTTCAGCAGCAAGCCCGTTCCAGCTGGAACTATACGGAACAGACGGAGCTCTTCTTATAGAAGATAACAAGGTCCGCATGAATAGTGCCTCCTTAACACAAGGAGAGTGGATTACCCCTGATGATCTTCCGAAACCTCTTCCTATGCCGATGGAGCAATGGGTAATGGATATCGAAGGGAAAAAAAGTCCGGCGATTACAAAAGACGATGTGCTGAATTTAACTCTGATGAACGAAGCGGCAGCCCGCTCAAGTAAGGAAGCGAGAGCGGTTTCTGTACAAGAACTAAAAGAAGGCGCGCATCAAGGATAA
- a CDS encoding MarR family transcriptional regulator — MRLSNLRAEDEEIVFRLYEINKRTNPKFEACTGVSQSRLELLLKLYETEEINQSTLQKKVNIDNAAVTRHLKQLEEKGTIIRRKNPEDNRFTYVRLTEEGRGKIAAYKEEKQRFVSDVLHGFNTEERTLLLEMLTRIQENVENMKY; from the coding sequence ATGCGTTTGTCCAACTTGCGAGCCGAAGATGAAGAGATTGTTTTCCGATTATATGAAATCAACAAACGGACAAATCCGAAATTCGAAGCATGTACAGGAGTCAGCCAGTCCCGATTGGAGCTTTTGCTAAAACTGTATGAAACAGAGGAAATTAATCAGAGCACACTGCAAAAAAAAGTAAATATAGACAATGCTGCTGTAACCAGGCATTTGAAGCAGCTTGAAGAAAAGGGTACGATCATCCGCCGGAAAAATCCTGAAGACAATCGTTTCACATATGTACGCCTGACCGAAGAAGGGCGCGGGAAAATCGCCGCATATAAAGAAGAAAAACAGCGGTTTGTTTCGGATGTCTTACATGGTTTTAATACGGAGGAACGAACGCTTCTTTTAGAAATGCTTACCCGGATTCAAGAAAATGTAGAGAATATGAAATACTAA
- a CDS encoding nitroreductase family protein: MTKMNDFKEIITGRRSIRNYDPSVKISREEMTEILTEATLAPSSVNMQPWRFMVIDSEEGKKKLAPLAKFNQVQTETSAAMIAVFADMKSDEYMDEIYDKAVAEGHMPAEVRDRQVAQIKGFFEASSFESLKEMNLIDAGLVSMQLMLAARAHGYDTNPIGGYEKDQIADVFGMDKERYYPVMLLSIGKAADQGYQSVRLPIEKITEWR; encoded by the coding sequence ATGACTAAAATGAACGATTTTAAAGAAATTATCACTGGACGCCGTTCCATTCGCAATTACGATCCATCAGTGAAAATCAGCCGGGAGGAAATGACGGAGATTCTGACAGAAGCAACGCTCGCTCCATCATCTGTAAATATGCAGCCATGGCGTTTTATGGTCATTGATTCAGAAGAAGGCAAGAAGAAGCTTGCTCCGCTAGCGAAGTTTAATCAGGTGCAAACCGAGACATCTGCTGCAATGATCGCTGTTTTCGCTGATATGAAGAGTGATGAATATATGGATGAAATTTACGATAAAGCAGTAGCTGAGGGACATATGCCTGCTGAGGTCAGAGACAGACAAGTAGCGCAGATTAAAGGGTTTTTTGAAGCAAGCTCGTTTGAATCACTAAAGGAAATGAATTTGATTGATGCCGGCCTTGTTTCAATGCAGCTGATGCTTGCTGCACGTGCACACGGCTACGATACGAATCCAATCGGCGGTTATGAAAAGGATCAAATTGCCGATGTATTCGGAATGGATAAAGAGCGTTACTATCCAGTTATGCTTCTTTCCATTGGGAAAGCGGCAGATCAGGGCTACCAATCAGTGCGTTTACCGATTGAAAAGATCACGGAGTGGAGATAA
- a CDS encoding putative quinol monooxygenase has translation MIITHAGFQVRPDKEAAFLEEIETLVKASQAENGCISYRLMKNLDQEHAYTMVEVWEDMAAVKTHGESAHFVGFVGKAKEFLTAPLDVKSYEGSLLQR, from the coding sequence ATGATTATTACACATGCAGGATTTCAAGTTAGACCGGATAAAGAAGCAGCTTTTCTTGAAGAAATTGAAACATTGGTGAAAGCTTCACAGGCAGAAAATGGATGCATCTCTTATCGTCTGATGAAAAATCTGGATCAGGAGCACGCTTATACAATGGTAGAAGTTTGGGAAGATATGGCTGCTGTGAAAACCCATGGAGAAAGTGCCCATTTTGTTGGGTTTGTAGGGAAAGCAAAAGAGTTTTTAACGGCACCGCTTGATGTAAAAAGCTATGAAGGAAGCCTTCTTCAGCGCTAA
- a CDS encoding assimilatory sulfite reductase (NADPH) flavoprotein subunit → MHIQVTNSPFDQKQADLLNQLLPTLTDSQKNWISGYLAASAASTPGAAAAEVPAQAAVQTISKNVTILYGSQTGNAQGLAQAGGKTLKEKGFEVTVASMNDFKPNQLKKIQNLLIVVSTHGEGDPPDNALSLHEFLHGKRAPKLEDLNYSVLSLGDSSYEFFCQTGKEFDSKLEELGGKRLHPRVDCDLDYDEPAAEWLEGVINGLLGLQGSDASVPDSSAATPAAVTNYSRTNPFHAEILESINLNGRGSNKETTHIELSLEGSGLSFEPGDSLGIYPNNDPALADLIISEMNWAPDEMVTVNKQGDVRSLKDALTSFYEITVLTKPLLEQAAQITGCQDLKELLSPGREAELKEYLTGRDLLDLLRDFGPWAVPAQEILSVLRKIPARLYSIASSLAANPDEVHVTIGAVRYESHGRARNGVCSILCAERLQPGDSLPVYIQPNQNFKLPANPETPIIMVGPGTGIAPFRSFMQEREEKEAEGKSWLFFGDQHFVTDFLYQTEWQKWMKDGLLTKMDVAFSRDTKEKVYVQHRMLERSRELFNWLQEGAAVYVCGDERNMAHDVHNALLEIIQKEGGLSQEKAEEYLAQMQQDKRYQRDVY, encoded by the coding sequence TTGCATATTCAAGTAACAAACAGCCCTTTTGATCAAAAGCAGGCAGATCTCCTGAACCAGCTATTGCCAACATTAACTGATTCACAAAAAAACTGGATTTCAGGCTATCTTGCGGCTTCAGCTGCCAGTACTCCAGGGGCTGCTGCAGCTGAAGTTCCAGCTCAGGCTGCTGTCCAGACCATCTCCAAAAACGTGACCATCCTTTATGGATCCCAGACGGGGAATGCGCAGGGATTGGCGCAAGCGGGGGGCAAGACCTTAAAGGAGAAGGGTTTTGAAGTAACCGTAGCTTCCATGAACGATTTCAAACCAAATCAGCTAAAAAAAATTCAAAACCTTCTGATTGTGGTCAGCACACATGGTGAAGGCGATCCGCCGGATAATGCGCTGTCACTCCATGAATTTCTTCATGGGAAACGCGCACCGAAGCTTGAGGATTTGAACTATTCCGTTCTATCCCTGGGTGACAGTTCTTACGAATTCTTTTGCCAGACAGGAAAGGAATTTGACAGCAAGCTGGAAGAGCTGGGCGGCAAAAGACTGCATCCAAGAGTGGACTGCGATCTGGATTATGATGAGCCTGCAGCTGAATGGCTGGAAGGGGTCATTAATGGTCTTTTAGGATTGCAGGGAAGTGATGCCTCAGTGCCGGATTCTTCAGCTGCTACACCGGCTGCAGTAACGAATTATTCAAGAACGAATCCATTTCATGCGGAAATTCTTGAAAGTATAAATTTAAACGGACGGGGGTCCAATAAGGAAACGACCCACATTGAATTATCACTCGAGGGCTCCGGTCTTTCCTTTGAACCGGGGGACAGTCTTGGGATTTACCCTAATAATGATCCTGCTCTGGCAGATTTGATTATCAGCGAAATGAACTGGGCACCGGATGAAATGGTTACAGTAAACAAACAGGGGGATGTGCGTTCATTAAAGGATGCGCTCACTTCTTTCTATGAAATAACCGTCCTAACGAAGCCGCTGCTTGAGCAAGCTGCACAAATTACAGGATGTCAGGATTTAAAAGAACTGCTTTCACCTGGCCGGGAAGCGGAACTAAAAGAGTACCTTACAGGACGTGATTTGCTGGATCTGCTGCGTGATTTTGGACCGTGGGCTGTTCCGGCACAAGAGATTCTCTCCGTCCTTCGAAAAATTCCTGCACGACTTTATTCTATTGCAAGCAGCCTGGCGGCCAACCCGGATGAGGTTCACGTAACAATCGGGGCTGTGCGCTATGAGTCTCATGGACGCGCACGAAACGGAGTATGCTCCATTCTTTGTGCGGAAAGGCTTCAGCCGGGAGACAGCTTGCCGGTATATATTCAGCCCAATCAAAACTTTAAGCTGCCCGCCAATCCCGAAACACCGATCATTATGGTAGGTCCAGGGACAGGAATTGCCCCATTCCGATCGTTTATGCAGGAGCGGGAAGAGAAAGAAGCAGAAGGGAAATCATGGCTTTTCTTTGGAGATCAGCATTTTGTAACAGACTTCCTTTACCAGACAGAGTGGCAAAAATGGATGAAAGATGGTCTATTAACAAAAATGGATGTGGCATTTTCAAGAGACACAAAGGAAAAAGTGTATGTTCAGCACCGTATGCTTGAGCGGAGCCGGGAACTGTTCAATTGGCTGCAGGAAGGTGCTGCTGTTTATGTTTGCGGTGATGAAAGGAATATGGCGCATGATGTCCATAATGCACTACTGGAAATCATTCAAAAGGAAGGCGGTTTGAGTCAGGAAAAAGCAGAAGAGTATTTGGCTCAAATGCAGCAGGATAAAAGATATCAGCGGGATGTTTATTAG
- the cysI gene encoding assimilatory sulfite reductase (NADPH) hemoprotein subunit, whose translation MGNRILKAPEGTPSDVERIKDDSNYLRGTLAESMLEPISAGISDDDNRLMKFHGSYLQDDRDLRNERQKQKLEPAYQFMLRVRLPGGVATPAQWLVMDDLAQRNGNGTLKLTTRMTFQMHGVLKWNMKKTIQDIHASLMDTIAACGDVNRNVMCNPNPEQSEIHTEVYEWSKKLSEHLLPRTRAYHELWLDEEKVAGTAEEAEPMYGPLYLPRKFKIGIAVPPSNDIDVYSQDLGFVAIVEEEKLLGFNVLIGGGMGMSHGDKETYPQLGKTIGFCTPDQIVELAEKIITIQRDYGNRSERKNARFKYTVDRLGLEAVKEELENRLGWTLQDAKPYHFDHNGDRYGWVKGVKGKWHYTLFVEGGRVADFENYKLMTGLREIAKVHSGDFRLTANQNVIIANVPQKMKKQIDQLIAEYGLTDGKHYSALRRSSMACVALPTCGLAMAEAERYLPVLIDKIERIVDENGLRNEEITIRMTGCPNGCARHALGEIGFIGKAPGKYNMYLGAAFDGSRLSKMYKENIGEEEILNDLRDILPRYAKEREDGEHFGDYVVRAGIISATTDGTNFHN comes from the coding sequence ATGGGCAATCGAATATTAAAAGCACCGGAAGGAACTCCGAGCGATGTGGAGCGTATTAAGGATGATAGCAACTATTTGCGCGGAACCCTTGCGGAATCAATGCTTGAACCGATCAGTGCAGGAATTTCGGATGATGATAACCGCTTAATGAAATTTCACGGCAGCTACCTGCAGGATGACAGGGATCTCCGCAATGAACGCCAAAAACAGAAATTGGAGCCGGCCTATCAATTTATGCTCCGTGTTCGTCTGCCGGGCGGAGTTGCTACTCCCGCTCAGTGGCTTGTCATGGACGACCTGGCTCAAAGGAACGGCAATGGCACTTTGAAGCTGACCACGCGCATGACCTTTCAAATGCACGGAGTATTAAAATGGAATATGAAAAAAACGATTCAGGATATCCATGCATCTCTGATGGATACGATTGCTGCTTGCGGTGATGTAAACCGGAATGTCATGTGCAATCCGAATCCTGAACAATCTGAGATTCATACAGAGGTTTACGAATGGTCCAAAAAATTAAGTGAACATCTCCTTCCACGTACACGAGCGTATCATGAGCTTTGGCTTGATGAAGAGAAGGTAGCGGGCACGGCAGAAGAAGCTGAACCAATGTATGGTCCTCTTTATCTGCCCCGTAAATTTAAAATCGGAATTGCGGTTCCGCCGTCCAATGATATCGATGTGTATTCACAGGATCTGGGGTTTGTCGCGATTGTTGAAGAGGAGAAGCTTCTTGGATTCAATGTCCTGATTGGCGGAGGGATGGGAATGTCCCATGGCGATAAAGAAACCTATCCTCAGCTGGGAAAAACAATTGGCTTCTGCACACCTGATCAAATAGTAGAGCTGGCTGAAAAAATTATCACGATCCAGCGGGATTATGGAAATCGCTCAGAACGGAAAAATGCCCGCTTTAAGTACACGGTAGACCGTCTTGGACTTGAAGCAGTGAAAGAAGAACTAGAGAACCGATTGGGCTGGACCCTGCAGGATGCAAAACCTTACCATTTTGATCACAACGGCGACCGCTACGGATGGGTAAAAGGGGTCAAGGGCAAATGGCACTATACCCTGTTTGTAGAAGGCGGGCGTGTAGCCGATTTCGAAAATTATAAGCTTATGACTGGCCTTCGTGAAATTGCGAAAGTGCATTCAGGAGACTTTAGGCTAACCGCTAACCAAAACGTAATCATTGCAAATGTTCCGCAAAAGATGAAAAAGCAAATCGATCAGTTAATAGCCGAATACGGTTTAACGGACGGCAAGCATTATTCCGCACTCCGTCGAAGTTCAATGGCGTGTGTGGCCCTGCCTACATGCGGCCTTGCAATGGCGGAAGCGGAGCGCTATTTGCCGGTCTTAATCGATAAAATTGAGCGGATTGTTGATGAAAACGGTTTGCGCAATGAAGAAATAACAATCCGCATGACTGGCTGCCCGAACGGCTGTGCCAGGCATGCCCTCGGGGAGATTGGATTTATTGGCAAAGCTCCGGGGAAATATAATATGTATCTTGGAGCAGCCTTCGATGGCAGCCGCTTAAGCAAAATGTACAAAGAAAACATTGGAGAAGAAGAAATACTGAATGATCTTCGTGACATCTTGCCGCGTTATGCCAAAGAACGGGAAGATGGGGAACACTTCGGAGATTATGTTGTCCGTGCGGGAATTATTTCTGCAACAACAGATGGAACAAACTTTCACAATTGA
- the lexA gene encoding transcriptional repressor LexA, translated as MSKLSKRQQDILEFIKQEVKSKGYPPSVREIGLAVGLASSSTVHGHLARLENKGLIRRDPTKPRAIEILNEDHGMEIPRNEVINVPIIGKVTAGLPITAVENIEEYFPLPERLASPDDQVFMLEIVGNSMIEAGILDGDLVVVRQQQSANNGDIVVAMTEDDEATVKRFFKEKDYIRLQPENSSMEPIILRNVSILGKVIGVYRTVH; from the coding sequence ATGAGCAAACTATCAAAAAGGCAACAGGACATTCTTGAATTTATTAAACAGGAAGTCAAAAGCAAAGGGTATCCGCCTTCCGTCCGTGAAATTGGCCTTGCTGTCGGTCTGGCATCCAGCTCTACCGTACATGGCCATCTTGCCAGACTTGAAAACAAAGGCCTTATACGCCGAGATCCTACAAAGCCAAGGGCTATCGAAATTTTAAATGAAGATCATGGAATGGAAATTCCGAGAAACGAAGTGATTAACGTTCCGATTATCGGGAAAGTTACGGCAGGGCTGCCGATTACTGCTGTGGAAAATATTGAAGAATACTTTCCGCTCCCTGAACGGCTTGCTTCACCTGATGACCAGGTTTTTATGCTTGAGATTGTCGGGAACAGTATGATTGAAGCGGGAATATTAGACGGAGACCTTGTTGTAGTAAGACAGCAGCAATCCGCTAATAACGGTGATATTGTCGTTGCCATGACCGAGGATGATGAAGCCACAGTAAAACGCTTTTTTAAAGAAAAAGATTATATCAGGCTGCAGCCGGAAAACTCATCAATGGAACCCATTATTTTAAGGAACGTGTCCATACTTGGCAAAGTGATTGGAGTATACCGTACAGTGCATTAA